From Labrus bergylta chromosome 22, fLabBer1.1, whole genome shotgun sequence, one genomic window encodes:
- the LOC109998348 gene encoding galactose-specific lectin nattectin isoform X2 — MKMLTGLLLVCATMALTNAAAVPEVEPDHMMEEPSIQKDDGHTVQRSSVCPSGWTQYDDRCFLYVSKAMTWANAEINCQAQGGNLASVHSLSEYAFIQGLIHGITHRYPQTWLGGSDAQEEGVWLWTDGSRFNSLNWWGGWTDNNLNQQHCLQMNWGERKTFDDVQCWYNLGFVCAKPI; from the exons ATGAAGATGCTGACCGGGTTGCTACTTGTCTGTGCCACGATGGCCCTGACTAATGCTGCTG CTGTTCCAGAAGTAGAGCCTGATCACATGATGGAGGAACCATCCATTCAAAAAg ATGACGGTCACACTGTCCAAAGATCAAGCGTTTGTCCCAGTGGTTGGACTCAGTACGACGATCGTTGTTTCCTCTACGTTTCAAAAGCAATGACTTGGGCTAATGCTGAG ATAAACTGTCAGGCCCAAGGTGGAAACCTCGCATCAGTGCACAGCTTAAGTGAATATGCATTTATTCAGGGACTGATACATGGGATCACTCATAGGTATCCACAGACATGGCTTGGAGGCTCAGACGCACAAGAG GAGGGTGTCTGGCTGTGGACTGACGGTTCACGTTTCAATTCCTTAAACTGGTGGGGAGGATGGACTGACAACAACCTTAATCAGCAGCACTGTTTACAGATGAATTGGGGAg AACGAAAGACCTTTGATGATGTCCAGTGTTGGTACAACCTTGGATTCGTCTGTGCAAAGCCAATCTGA
- the LOC109998348 gene encoding galactose-specific lectin nattectin isoform X1, translating into MKMLTGLLLVCATMALTNAAAVPEVEPDHMMEEPSIQKAVAEAQPDVMAVGASMEDDDGHTVQRSSVCPSGWTQYDDRCFLYVSKAMTWANAEINCQAQGGNLASVHSLSEYAFIQGLIHGITHRYPQTWLGGSDAQEEGVWLWTDGSRFNSLNWWGGWTDNNLNQQHCLQMNWGERKTFDDVQCWYNLGFVCAKPI; encoded by the exons ATGAAGATGCTGACCGGGTTGCTACTTGTCTGTGCCACGATGGCCCTGACTAATGCTGCTG CTGTTCCAGAAGTAGAGCCTGATCACATGATGGAGGAACCATCCATTCAAAAAg CTGTTGCAGAAGCACAGCCTGATGTAATGGCAGTGGGAGCATCTATGGAAGATG ATGACGGTCACACTGTCCAAAGATCAAGCGTTTGTCCCAGTGGTTGGACTCAGTACGACGATCGTTGTTTCCTCTACGTTTCAAAAGCAATGACTTGGGCTAATGCTGAG ATAAACTGTCAGGCCCAAGGTGGAAACCTCGCATCAGTGCACAGCTTAAGTGAATATGCATTTATTCAGGGACTGATACATGGGATCACTCATAGGTATCCACAGACATGGCTTGGAGGCTCAGACGCACAAGAG GAGGGTGTCTGGCTGTGGACTGACGGTTCACGTTTCAATTCCTTAAACTGGTGGGGAGGATGGACTGACAACAACCTTAATCAGCAGCACTGTTTACAGATGAATTGGGGAg AACGAAAGACCTTTGATGATGTCCAGTGTTGGTACAACCTTGGATTCGTCTGTGCAAAGCCAATCTGA